A window of the Lysinibacillus irui genome harbors these coding sequences:
- a CDS encoding YceI family protein — translation MAKWNIDLGHSAINFQVKHMMVSKVKGVFDSYSADIEATDLADLTTANISFTIDPASINTRSEDRDNHLKAADFFDAEQYPTITFKSTNITKKSGDKYAVTGDLTIKDVTKSVTFDTEFNGKGTNPWGQEVYGFEAETTINREDFGLTWNAALETGGVLVGKDIKVSVELEINPA, via the coding sequence ATGGCAAAATGGAATATTGATTTAGGACACTCAGCAATTAACTTTCAAGTGAAGCACATGATGGTATCAAAAGTTAAAGGTGTATTTGACAGCTACTCAGCAGATATTGAAGCAACAGATCTTGCAGATTTAACAACGGCTAACATTAGCTTTACAATCGATCCAGCAAGCATTAATACGCGTAGTGAGGATCGCGATAATCATTTAAAAGCAGCAGATTTCTTTGATGCTGAACAATATCCAACAATTACGTTTAAATCTACAAACATTACTAAAAAATCAGGCGATAAATATGCAGTAACTGGTGATTTAACAATTAAAGACGTTACAAAATCAGTAACATTTGATACAGAGTTCAATGGAAAAGGTACAAATCCATGGGGTCAAGAAGTATATGGTTTCGAAGCTGAAACAACAATTAACCGTGAAGACTTTGGCTTAACTTGGAACGCAGCTTTAGAAACTGGTGGAGTTCTAGTTGGTAAAGATATTAAAGTATCTGTTGAATTAGAAATTAACCCAGCTTAA
- a CDS encoding NAD-dependent epimerase/dehydratase family protein, translating to MNVLVTGGYGFIGSAVGRRFFEEGATVYIIDNLSTGHLRNVDFEHKSYLLNVEDEVCEHLFKEIHFDVVVHCAAQTSVQQSIQEPVKDILTNIVGLSQMLFLSSKYKIQHFVFASSAAVYGDSHYPPLEESDVCEPISMYGLNKSIGETYCEKWQKDYRLPILIYRFANVFGPRQPMQGDAAVIPSMLKSSREGKPFTIYGDGEQTRDFIYVDDIADAIYAGVSARLQGTYNVSTNEAWSIHQVILLLQHLNHPLEIQYAPAREGDIEHSFLNNDKLAKAIGWRPKTSFAEGIERTLQAIENERLAEIQQKSG from the coding sequence ATGAATGTATTAGTGACAGGTGGCTATGGTTTTATTGGGAGTGCGGTAGGAAGGCGTTTTTTTGAAGAAGGTGCCACGGTTTATATTATTGATAATTTAAGTACGGGTCATTTGCGAAATGTTGACTTTGAGCATAAATCCTATCTCTTAAATGTAGAGGATGAGGTTTGTGAACACCTTTTTAAAGAAATTCACTTTGATGTGGTCGTCCATTGTGCAGCACAAACGAGCGTACAACAATCCATCCAAGAGCCAGTAAAAGATATTTTGACAAATATAGTTGGACTTAGCCAAATGCTTTTTTTATCATCCAAATATAAAATTCAGCACTTTGTCTTTGCCTCATCGGCAGCTGTTTATGGGGATAGTCATTATCCGCCATTAGAAGAATCAGATGTCTGTGAGCCAATATCTATGTATGGATTAAATAAAAGCATTGGCGAAACCTATTGTGAAAAATGGCAAAAAGATTATCGTTTACCTATTCTTATTTACAGATTCGCTAATGTTTTCGGGCCAAGACAACCAATGCAAGGCGACGCAGCAGTGATCCCAAGTATGTTAAAAAGCAGTAGGGAGGGGAAACCCTTTACCATTTATGGTGATGGTGAACAAACGCGTGATTTCATTTATGTCGATGATATAGCAGATGCTATTTATGCTGGTGTATCCGCCCGTTTACAAGGTACGTATAATGTTTCCACAAATGAAGCTTGGTCTATTCACCAAGTTATTTTACTGCTCCAACATTTAAATCATCCACTTGAGATTCAATATGCCCCAGCACGAGAAGGAGATATTGAACATTCTTTCTTAAATAATGATAAATTGGCCAAGGCCATTGGTTGGAGACCTAAAACTTCTTTTGCAGAGGGAATTGAACGTACATTGCAAGCAATCGAAAATGAAAGACTAGCAGAAATTCAACAAAAAAGTGGCTAA
- a CDS encoding AAA family ATPase: protein MLVDFRVKNCLSYKDDTLFSMVAGSRLRKWKDTHTMQFESLRLVKSAFIFGPNGSGKSNLFTAIKVLRTLLFNFENLNNVKQLRLPYQPFKLGRQQGKPTEFMISLFLDGALYDYEIQYNASQVLYERLVKTSKSLKEELFSRQWDGTQYAYTTAQTTAQELTKYTRSNTAFLSVLHVFNDPDALKIFDWFLHKILFLDEANRLSSHPLIRKLEEEPFKKEVIKLLKIADLSIQDVTARRVERREKNTIGYEFDSSEVIQEVDIDLHYLSFDEVGAPLGTETINWTMDSKGTVRMLHLACVMVDAYDKGKTILIDEFDTAFHVSICEFLMAIMNSHRNRNNQFIVTSHEIELLDQPLRSDQIWFVNKSFKNESELYSLFDFADLQKKRGDLSYAKRYLKGEFGATPIINEYLSDQYLKEAEVSEP from the coding sequence ATGCTTGTAGATTTTAGAGTAAAAAATTGCTTAAGTTATAAAGATGATACATTATTTTCAATGGTAGCGGGCAGTCGTCTGCGAAAATGGAAGGATACCCACACAATGCAGTTTGAATCACTGCGCCTTGTGAAAAGTGCATTTATTTTTGGTCCAAATGGCAGTGGAAAATCTAATCTATTTACGGCTATAAAAGTGTTACGTACCTTACTATTTAATTTTGAAAATTTAAATAATGTAAAACAGTTACGTCTACCCTATCAACCATTTAAGCTAGGGCGGCAGCAAGGTAAACCAACAGAATTTATGATATCACTTTTTTTAGACGGGGCTTTATATGATTATGAAATCCAGTACAATGCATCACAAGTTCTCTATGAGCGTCTTGTGAAAACAAGCAAGTCATTAAAAGAGGAGTTGTTTAGTAGACAATGGGATGGTACACAGTATGCGTATACAACAGCCCAAACAACAGCACAGGAATTGACAAAATATACTCGCAGCAATACCGCCTTTTTGTCAGTATTACATGTATTTAATGATCCAGATGCTTTAAAAATATTCGATTGGTTTTTACATAAAATTCTGTTTCTTGATGAAGCAAATCGGTTATCAAGTCATCCTCTGATTCGTAAACTTGAAGAAGAACCCTTTAAAAAGGAAGTAATCAAACTACTAAAAATTGCAGATCTGTCAATCCAAGACGTCACAGCTAGACGTGTGGAACGCAGAGAGAAAAATACGATCGGCTATGAATTTGATTCATCAGAAGTCATTCAAGAAGTAGATATTGATTTACATTATTTATCATTTGACGAAGTCGGTGCACCGTTAGGGACAGAAACGATTAATTGGACAATGGATTCAAAAGGTACAGTGCGAATGCTACATTTAGCTTGTGTAATGGTGGATGCTTACGATAAAGGAAAGACGATTCTGATAGACGAATTTGATACGGCATTCCATGTATCAATTTGTGAGTTTTTAATGGCTATTATGAACAGCCATCGTAATAGGAATAATCAATTTATTGTGACCAGTCATGAAATAGAACTGCTAGATCAGCCGCTGCGCTCAGACCAAATTTGGTTTGTGAATAAAAGTTTTAAAAATGAATCGGAGCTGTACTCTTTATTTGATTTTGCAGACTTACAAAAGAAACGTGGAGATCTTTCATATGCAAAACGTTATCTAAAAGGGGAATTTGGTGCAACGCCTATCATCAATGAGTATTTATCTGACCAATACTTAAAAGAAGCGGAGGTATCGGAGCCGTGA
- a CDS encoding RloB family protein has translation MRIRQQGSRTLRKTVLIYCEGETERIYFEQMRILKRSKMVSVKIKNVKRSAIKLAQHAYRDSSYQYFDEVWIVFDKDDLTERQLEEVNQFCAEKNIHIAYTNEAFELWLLLHFEEVDSTEKYPRAVLNDKMEQHLGVSRYFRHKADESVIAPIALRHEVAIKNCTDMMALRKTESRDNPYCNIHEMIRYIF, from the coding sequence GTGAGAATACGTCAACAAGGGAGCCGAACATTACGTAAAACCGTTTTAATTTATTGTGAAGGTGAAACAGAAAGAATTTATTTTGAACAAATGCGTATATTAAAACGCTCTAAAATGGTAAGTGTCAAAATAAAAAACGTCAAACGTTCCGCAATTAAGCTTGCTCAACATGCTTATCGAGATTCTAGCTATCAATATTTTGATGAGGTTTGGATTGTATTTGATAAGGATGATTTAACCGAAAGGCAATTAGAGGAAGTCAATCAATTTTGCGCGGAAAAAAATATTCATATTGCCTATACAAATGAAGCATTTGAATTGTGGTTACTCTTGCACTTTGAGGAAGTTGACAGTACAGAAAAGTATCCTCGTGCGGTCTTAAATGACAAAATGGAACAGCATCTAGGCGTCAGTCGTTATTTTCGTCATAAGGCTGATGAGTCCGTCATTGCGCCCATAGCATTACGACATGAGGTAGCCATTAAAAATTGCACAGACATGATGGCTCTTCGAAAGACGGAGAGCCGTGATAACCCCTACTGTAACATACATGAAATGATACGATACATATTTTAA
- a CDS encoding catalase, whose protein sequence is MDNSKPNQRKNIEGNAKDHQLEPFRVENDGTKMTTNQGLRVSNDEDSLKAGVRGPTIMEDFHLREKITHFDHERIPERVVHARGFAAHGEFELYESMKEYTKAKFLQDTKKKTPVFVRFSTVVGSLGSMDTARDVRGFATKFYTDEGNYDLVGNNIPVFFIQDAMKFPDLIHAVKPEPHNEMPQAASAHDTFWDFVANNQEIAHMIMWHMSDRTIPRSFRMMEGFGVHTFRFVNDKGRSRFVKFHWKPVLGVHSLVWDEAQIIAGKDPDFQRRDLWEAIEIGDYPEFELGVQILEPEDEFKFDFDILDATKLWPEELVPVKKIGKMTLNRNVDNVFAETEQVAFHPGNVVPGIDFTNDPLLQGRLFSYLDTQLIRLGGPNFTEIPINRPICPVHNNQRNGFSRQTINLGRVSYHKNSLANNTPATSTAREGGYVHYEEKVEGRITRARSKSFDDHFSQARLFWNSMSPPEKQHIIDAFSFEVGKVKSKAVRQQVVDMFVRVDKEMATIVADNVGVNRPTGEQSKVTASSPALSQANTIKLPYTLKVGVLIGDGFDANEVGEVLKYLTRQGVRYSIISDRLGVVTGNNGVQLTASDTFITTDAVLFDSLYVVGVKGSNQAKFNTYIVNYINEAYRHYKPIGFATTATTFFNMSNANVGPGIVLATGNKDFAKKFVDAIAQQRFWQRNIY, encoded by the coding sequence GTGGATAACTCAAAGCCAAATCAACGTAAAAATATAGAGGGAAATGCCAAGGATCATCAATTAGAGCCGTTTCGTGTTGAGAACGATGGAACAAAAATGACAACGAATCAAGGGCTAAGGGTGTCCAATGATGAGGATTCCCTTAAAGCTGGAGTTCGTGGACCAACCATTATGGAGGATTTTCATCTTCGAGAGAAAATTACCCATTTTGACCATGAACGTATTCCAGAGCGTGTCGTGCATGCAAGAGGATTTGCGGCGCACGGTGAATTTGAATTGTATGAATCGATGAAAGAGTATACGAAGGCAAAGTTTTTACAGGATACCAAAAAGAAAACGCCTGTCTTTGTCAGATTCTCGACAGTAGTAGGGAGTTTGGGGTCAATGGATACAGCTCGTGATGTACGCGGGTTTGCAACGAAATTTTATACGGATGAAGGAAATTATGATTTAGTAGGGAATAATATTCCAGTCTTTTTTATTCAGGATGCCATGAAGTTTCCTGATTTAATTCATGCTGTCAAGCCAGAGCCACATAATGAAATGCCACAAGCAGCCTCAGCCCATGATACGTTTTGGGATTTTGTGGCGAACAATCAGGAAATTGCCCATATGATTATGTGGCATATGTCTGATCGAACAATTCCTAGAAGCTTCCGCATGATGGAAGGATTTGGTGTGCATACATTCCGCTTTGTTAATGATAAAGGAAGATCAAGATTTGTTAAATTCCATTGGAAGCCTGTGTTAGGTGTGCATTCTCTCGTGTGGGATGAAGCACAAATTATTGCTGGGAAGGACCCCGATTTTCAACGACGTGATTTATGGGAAGCCATTGAAATTGGAGATTACCCGGAGTTTGAGTTAGGTGTACAAATACTTGAACCAGAGGATGAATTTAAATTTGATTTTGATATTTTAGATGCGACAAAGCTTTGGCCCGAGGAACTTGTACCGGTGAAAAAAATTGGCAAGATGACATTAAATCGCAATGTGGATAATGTCTTTGCGGAAACAGAACAAGTTGCGTTTCATCCAGGGAATGTTGTTCCAGGCATTGACTTTACCAATGATCCACTGTTACAAGGTCGACTCTTCTCTTATTTAGACACTCAGTTGATTCGTTTAGGGGGACCTAACTTTACAGAAATTCCTATTAATCGCCCGATTTGTCCCGTTCACAATAATCAGCGAAATGGCTTTAGTCGACAGACAATTAACTTAGGAAGAGTTAGTTATCATAAAAATTCCCTAGCAAATAATACGCCTGCTACCTCTACTGCACGAGAAGGAGGGTACGTTCATTATGAGGAAAAAGTTGAGGGACGAATTACAAGAGCACGAAGTAAATCCTTTGATGATCATTTTTCACAAGCAAGACTATTTTGGAACAGTATGTCCCCACCCGAAAAACAACATATTATCGATGCCTTTAGCTTTGAAGTTGGAAAAGTAAAAAGCAAAGCAGTTCGACAGCAGGTAGTCGATATGTTTGTCCGTGTGGATAAAGAAATGGCTACAATTGTTGCGGACAATGTCGGTGTAAATCGCCCTACTGGAGAACAGTCTAAGGTTACAGCCTCCTCACCTGCACTTAGTCAAGCCAATACGATTAAATTACCATACACACTTAAAGTAGGGGTCTTAATTGGGGATGGCTTTGATGCCAATGAGGTCGGTGAAGTATTAAAATACTTAACAAGACAAGGTGTACGCTACAGTATTATCTCTGATCGTTTAGGTGTTGTCACAGGTAATAACGGTGTTCAATTAACGGCTAGTGACACCTTTATCACAACCGATGCAGTATTATTTGACTCGTTATATGTTGTTGGTGTTAAGGGAAGTAATCAAGCAAAATTCAATACGTATATCGTCAATTATATAAATGAAGCCTATCGTCATTATAAGCCAATAGGTTTCGCTACAACTGCCACAACATTTTTCAATATGTCGAATGCTAATGTAGGGCCAGGTATTGTGTTAGCTACTGGTAATAAAGATTTTGCAAAAAAGTTTGTAGATGCCATTGCTCAACAACGATTTTGGCAACGAAATATTTATTAA
- a CDS encoding aldehyde dehydrogenase → MNFTSQDVENMITEQRQFYFSRATKSAKFRKEQLKKLKASILKYEKDILNALYLDLRKSEFEAYATEIGIVLDSISYMVKHVEEWMEPTAVKTPIQYQMGKSFIVREPYGVTLIIGPFNYPFQLVMEPLIGAIVGGNTAIVKPSETSVHTASIVKKIIEETFHPSFVRVVEGEKEEVTALIHASFDYIFFTGSVAVGKVVAKAAAERLTPVALELGGKSPAIVDQTANLEVAAKRIVWGKFTNTGQTCVAPDYLLVHKDVYDRFMKILKETIRSFYGKNPLKSPDYGRIVNLRQFDRLQQIIREERDAITFGGRIDRDDLYVEPTIIEYVKWTSPSMQEELFGPILPVMMYNDLPLAIHQIRQLPKPLAAYFFSEHEKAIQYFLEELPFGGGCINDTITHVGNLHLPFGGVGPSGVKAYHGKASFENFTHPKSILKKSSKLETNVLFPPYKQKVKIVRSIMK, encoded by the coding sequence ATGAATTTTACGTCTCAAGATGTGGAAAATATGATAACAGAGCAACGTCAATTTTATTTTTCTCGCGCAACGAAAAGTGCGAAATTTCGAAAAGAGCAGTTAAAGAAATTAAAAGCTTCCATTTTAAAATATGAGAAGGACATATTGAACGCGTTGTATTTAGATTTGCGTAAAAGTGAATTCGAAGCCTATGCAACAGAAATTGGTATTGTATTAGATAGTATCTCATATATGGTGAAGCATGTGGAAGAATGGATGGAGCCAACAGCAGTTAAAACACCGATTCAATATCAGATGGGTAAAAGTTTTATCGTTCGTGAACCATATGGTGTTACTTTAATTATTGGACCTTTTAATTATCCTTTTCAACTCGTAATGGAGCCACTGATTGGTGCCATTGTTGGAGGAAATACAGCAATTGTGAAACCGTCAGAAACATCTGTACACACAGCTTCTATCGTCAAAAAAATAATTGAAGAAACATTCCATCCTTCCTTTGTACGTGTAGTTGAAGGTGAGAAAGAAGAAGTTACAGCTCTGATTCATGCTTCATTTGATTATATCTTTTTTACAGGCAGCGTAGCTGTAGGAAAAGTAGTAGCCAAGGCAGCGGCAGAACGTTTGACACCAGTTGCCTTAGAACTTGGTGGTAAAAGTCCAGCGATTGTCGATCAAACAGCTAACCTTGAAGTAGCAGCGAAGCGAATAGTATGGGGCAAATTCACAAATACTGGACAAACGTGTGTGGCACCCGATTATTTGCTTGTTCATAAAGATGTTTATGACCGCTTTATGAAAATATTAAAAGAAACTATCCGTTCGTTTTATGGCAAAAATCCTTTGAAAAGTCCTGATTACGGTCGGATTGTGAATTTAAGACAATTCGATCGACTACAGCAAATTATTAGGGAAGAACGCGATGCCATTACATTTGGTGGAAGAATTGATCGTGATGATTTATATGTTGAGCCAACAATCATCGAATATGTAAAATGGACAAGTCCATCTATGCAAGAAGAACTCTTTGGTCCTATCTTACCTGTGATGATGTATAATGATTTACCACTTGCAATTCATCAAATTCGTCAGTTACCAAAGCCTTTAGCGGCGTATTTCTTCTCGGAACATGAAAAAGCAATACAATATTTTTTAGAGGAATTACCATTTGGTGGGGGATGTATAAATGATACCATCACCCATGTTGGAAATTTACACTTACCATTCGGTGGCGTTGGACCATCTGGCGTGAAAGCTTACCATGGGAAAGCGAGCTTTGAAAACTTTACACACCCTAAATCTATCTTAAAGAAATCCTCCAAGCTCGAGACGAATGTATTGTTCCCACCGTATAAACAAAAAGTGAAAATTGTACGATCCATTATGAAATAG
- a CDS encoding UDP-N-acetylmuramoyl-L-alanyl-D-glutamate--2,6-diaminopimelate ligase, whose protein sequence is MYAEELLSALPLKKIIGVLPDQVSDIVVDSRSVQPNSMFVCIKGYTVDGHDYAQKAVDGGATIVVTERKLPLGESIAQVIVKDTDRAVGLLAAKFFDYPSKDITMIGVTGTNGKTSVTGIIQNIMHGMGEKSALSGTIGFNLNGILYESANTTSDALSTQQMIFRAKMEGCRLMTMEVSSHGLALGRLAGVDYDVAIFTNLTHDHLDFHGTMEEYGHAKGLLFSQLGQDLEKNKFVVLNADDAWSERYAAMTPFPVWTYGLKNETADFRAINCEYHDYMTSFDVEMPEGIYRVKMNLLGEFNIYNVLAAMVAFYARGYSMETIIEQIEQLPPVKGRMEKVCSDLPVQMFIDYAHTPDAIEKAIEAAQPYKKGKLIFLVGTGGNRDKSKRPAMAEKASAAEYVILTTDDPRYEDYDSITSDLAKGMLHDNYACIGDRAEAVRHAIEVAEPGDMIIFAGKGHEDYQIIENTKFPHSDAEIAIEAGRLKFV, encoded by the coding sequence ATGTATGCAGAGGAATTGTTAAGCGCATTACCTTTGAAAAAAATAATTGGCGTACTGCCAGATCAAGTTAGTGATATCGTAGTGGATTCTAGAAGTGTGCAACCAAATAGCATGTTTGTTTGTATCAAAGGCTACACAGTGGATGGGCATGATTATGCACAAAAAGCTGTTGATGGTGGCGCAACAATTGTGGTAACGGAACGAAAATTACCATTAGGAGAGTCGATTGCACAAGTAATTGTAAAAGATACAGATCGCGCAGTAGGCTTACTTGCAGCAAAGTTCTTTGATTATCCTTCTAAGGACATTACGATGATTGGGGTAACTGGAACGAATGGTAAAACATCCGTCACAGGGATTATACAAAATATCATGCATGGGATGGGTGAAAAATCCGCCCTATCTGGTACAATTGGCTTTAATTTAAATGGTATTTTATATGAATCAGCCAATACTACGAGTGATGCGCTATCGACACAGCAAATGATTTTTCGAGCAAAAATGGAAGGCTGTCGGTTAATGACAATGGAGGTTTCATCACATGGGTTAGCACTTGGACGTTTAGCAGGTGTTGATTATGATGTTGCTATTTTTACAAATCTAACGCATGATCATCTTGATTTCCATGGTACGATGGAGGAATACGGCCATGCAAAAGGCTTATTATTCTCCCAACTTGGACAAGATTTAGAAAAGAATAAATTTGTTGTGTTAAATGCAGATGATGCCTGGTCAGAGCGGTATGCAGCGATGACACCATTTCCAGTGTGGACATATGGTTTAAAAAACGAAACGGCAGATTTCCGTGCCATTAATTGTGAATATCACGATTATATGACATCATTTGATGTGGAAATGCCAGAGGGAATTTATCGTGTGAAAATGAATTTACTTGGTGAATTCAATATTTACAATGTGTTGGCGGCAATGGTTGCATTTTATGCACGAGGTTATTCTATGGAAACTATTATTGAGCAAATTGAACAACTACCACCTGTCAAAGGACGTATGGAAAAAGTATGTTCAGATCTTCCAGTGCAAATGTTTATTGACTATGCTCATACACCAGACGCGATTGAAAAAGCGATTGAAGCAGCGCAGCCTTATAAAAAGGGCAAATTAATATTCTTAGTTGGAACAGGTGGTAATCGGGATAAATCAAAACGTCCTGCGATGGCTGAGAAAGCGTCAGCTGCGGAGTATGTTATTTTGACGACAGATGATCCACGCTATGAAGACTATGATAGTATTACAAGTGATCTTGCTAAAGGGATGCTTCATGATAATTATGCATGTATTGGCGATCGTGCAGAGGCTGTTCGTCATGCCATAGAGGTTGCAGAACCTGGAGACATGATTATTTTTGCTGGAAAAGGCCATGAGGATTATCAAATCATTGAGAATACAAAATTCCCACATAGTGATGCAGAAATTGCAATAGAAGCTGGCCGATTAAAATTCGTTTAA
- a CDS encoding peptide chain release factor 3, with amino-acid sequence MNSNLEKDILSRRTFAIISHPDAGKTTITEKLLLFGGAIRDAGTVKGKKTGRFATSDWMEIEKQRGISVTSSVMQFDYNGSRVNILDTPGHQDFSEDTYRTLMAVDSAVMVVDAAKGIEAQTLKLFKVCKMRGIPIFTFINKLDRQGKEPLELIEELEEVLGIHAYPMNWPIGMGKEFLGIYDRYNKRIEQFRTEEAERFLPIDDNGELAVEHPMKVTSYYSQAMDDIMLLDEAGNQYSEEKIRRGELTPVFFGSALTNFGVQTFLETYLQFAPTPQPRITEDEQFIDPVEHEEFSGFIFKIQANMNPAHRDRIAFVRIVSGKFERGMNMTLSRTGKSFKVTQSTQFLADDRETVDEAVAGDIIGLYDTGTYQIGDTVVGGKKTFQFEKLPQFTPELFVRVTAKNVMKSKQFHKGILQLVQEGAIQYYKTLHTEEVILGAVGQLQFEVFEHRMKNEYNVEVKMEPIGSKIARWIENEEDVKESMSSGRSMLVKDRFDNLVFLFENEFAMRWFADKNENIKLYSLL; translated from the coding sequence ATGAATTCAAATTTAGAAAAAGATATACTATCGCGTCGTACTTTTGCCATCATCAGTCACCCTGATGCTGGGAAAACGACGATTACAGAAAAGCTTTTACTATTTGGTGGCGCCATTCGTGACGCAGGGACAGTAAAAGGGAAAAAAACAGGTAGGTTTGCAACATCTGACTGGATGGAAATTGAAAAGCAACGTGGGATTTCAGTTACCTCTTCAGTTATGCAATTTGATTATAACGGTTCACGAGTAAACATCTTAGACACACCTGGTCACCAAGATTTCTCTGAGGACACATATCGTACATTAATGGCTGTTGATAGTGCTGTCATGGTAGTAGATGCTGCCAAAGGGATCGAGGCACAAACATTAAAGCTATTTAAAGTTTGTAAAATGCGTGGTATTCCTATTTTTACATTTATTAACAAGTTAGACCGTCAAGGGAAAGAGCCACTTGAGCTAATTGAAGAGCTTGAGGAAGTTCTTGGAATCCACGCCTATCCAATGAACTGGCCAATTGGTATGGGTAAAGAGTTCCTTGGTATTTATGATCGATACAATAAGCGCATAGAGCAATTCCGTACGGAAGAAGCTGAACGTTTCCTACCAATTGACGACAATGGAGAGCTTGCTGTGGAGCACCCGATGAAAGTAACTTCTTACTATTCGCAAGCAATGGACGATATTATGTTGCTTGATGAGGCTGGGAATCAATATTCAGAGGAAAAAATTCGTCGTGGGGAATTGACACCTGTTTTCTTTGGTTCAGCATTAACAAACTTTGGTGTGCAAACATTTTTAGAAACGTATTTACAATTTGCACCGACACCACAACCTAGAATTACGGAAGATGAGCAATTTATTGACCCTGTTGAACATGAAGAGTTTTCAGGTTTCATTTTCAAAATTCAAGCGAATATGAATCCTGCACACCGTGACCGTATTGCTTTTGTACGTATCGTTTCAGGGAAATTTGAACGTGGTATGAATATGACACTATCTCGTACAGGTAAATCATTTAAAGTAACACAATCTACACAATTCCTTGCAGATGACCGTGAGACTGTGGATGAAGCCGTTGCTGGAGATATTATCGGTTTATATGATACAGGAACATATCAAATTGGTGACACAGTTGTAGGTGGTAAGAAAACATTCCAATTTGAGAAATTACCACAATTTACACCAGAGTTATTTGTACGTGTCACAGCGAAAAACGTTATGAAGTCGAAGCAATTCCATAAAGGGATTTTACAACTGGTACAAGAGGGCGCCATTCAATATTATAAAACATTGCATACAGAGGAAGTTATTCTTGGAGCAGTTGGTCAATTACAATTCGAAGTATTTGAGCATCGCATGAAGAATGAATATAATGTTGAAGTGAAGATGGAGCCAATTGGTTCAAAAATTGCACGTTGGATTGAAAATGAAGAGGACGTGAAAGAGTCTATGTCTTCAGGTCGATCTATGCTAGTGAAAGACCGATTTGACAATCTTGTTTTCCTATTTGAAAATGAATTTGCCATGCGTTGGTTTGCAGATAAAAACGAAAACATTAAACTATATAGTCTTTTATAA